The Pomacea canaliculata isolate SZHN2017 linkage group LG14, ASM307304v1, whole genome shotgun sequence genomic sequence gtgtgtgtgtgtgtgtgtgtgtgttgtgtgtgtgtgtgtgtgtgtgtgtgtgtgtgtgtgtgtgtgtgtgtgtgtgtgtgtgtgtgtgtgtgtgtgtgtgtgtgtgtgtgtgtgtgtgtgtgtgtgtgtgtgtgtgtgtgtgtgtgtgtgtgtgtgtgtgtgtgtgtgtgtgtgtgtgtgtgtgtgtgtgtgtgtgtgtgtgtgtgtgtgtgtgtgtgtgtgtgtgtgtgtgtgtgtgtgtgtgtgtgtgtgtgtgtgtgtgtgtgtgtgtgtgtgtgtgtgtgtgtgtgtgtgtgtgtgtgtgtgtgtgtgtgtgtgtgtgtgtgtgtgtgtgtgtgtgtgtgtgtgtgtgtgtgtgtgtgtgtgtgtgtgtgtgtgtgtgtgtgtgtgtgtgtgtgtgtgtgtgtgtgtgtgtgtgtgtgtgtgtgtgtgtgtgtgtgtgtgtgtgtgtgtgtgtgtgtgtgtgtgtgtgtgtgtgtgtgtgtgtgtgtgtgtgtgtgtgtgtgtgtgtgtgtgtgtgtgtgtgtgtgtgtgtgtgtgtgtgtgtgtgtgtgtgtgtgtgtgtgtgtgtgtgtgtgtgtgtgtgtgtgtgtgtgtgtgtgtgtgtgtgtgtgtgtgtgtgtgtgtgtgtgtgtgtgtgtgtgtgtgtgtgtgtgtgtgtgtgtgtgtgtgtgtgtgtgtgtgtgtgtgtgtagtgcgtaaacatttttttaaagtggaataAAATTAAACTTCCATAACCTGCGACCGAGACTCTGAACCTCCTCAAAGTTGACGATTTCGTGTACTGCTATCAACAATGGCGAGTCGACAGAAGGGTGGTGTGGGTTCACGAGATCAAAATGATCATCTTAtaactttttatataaacaataaaaaacaattctTATTACTTTTATAGCAATCCTGGTGTAAACCTCGATTATTTctcggtttttgttttctaaaaagcTATATATCATTGTAGAGCTaagatgtttgtgaaaatatttgttgcaggCTTTTAACTGGACTTGGGGCTACAGGCATGACGCAGATATAAGAACGACATACTTTTATCTGGAACATTCCAAGCAGTTGCCAACAATTAGTTTCCTAAAAGATTTAGTTCGAAAGAAGGAAAAGGCTGCGGCATGGTTTGTTTCTAACTGCAATCAGGACCAAGCCCAACGACTTCGTTACGTTGAGAGACTGAAGGAAGTTCTCCCTGTGGACGTATATGGAGGGTGTGGGACTCTGAACTGCACACACTGGGCCAAAGAATGCGACACCATGCTTACCAAgtactttttctatctttccttcgAGAACTCTTTTTGCCAGGATTACGTGACAGAGAAGTTTTCTCGAGCCTTCTTGAAGGATGTGTACGTGGTTCCTGTTGCGCGCGGCGGGCTGAACTACTCTCACCACTTTCCTGAAGGAATTTTTATCAACGCCGATGACTTTAGCAGCCCAGAAGAACTAGGGATGTATCTGAAAAAGCTGATAAACGACGAAGACGCCTACATTTACATGTTGTGGCGAATCGCTCACTTTGTCAACTTGGACTCTGAAAAAAGCCGATACTATTACTCATGGTGCCAGCTGTGTGACAAGCTACACAGGCTGCAGGACAATGCCAAGACGTATCCAGACGTCTTTGGATGGTACACCAATGGGACATGCCGACCGCCAAGAAAATTCTAGAGCTTGCTACAGTTCGTGGCATACACTGGTGCTTGTGCCATTTTGgcagaactttttctttttttcgtttggaCGGCTTCTCTGAGTGAACGGGGAGCTGGATAACCCGACCTTTTCATCAGGTATTAATAAGAAATGGGTAATAGCATGGCGCaagatcttttttctttttctttacaagcTGCACTCATAACTGTAATTTGaaatagggggaaaaaaaaagatgtttccatcgatcaaagggaaaaaactcaagAAATAACGATTCATCGTGACAACCGCCAATTTACTTCCCCTGTAATATGAAGCGCGTATTGCCTTCTACTTTGCTTAGTCACATAATTTGCTATGAAaccagttttcagtttttttatttcaatgaatTGCTTACTTGTGGCCTCAAACTGTTTTGATAAAGTACTTTTACTTGCTTTATGGCTATCGAAATTAGGAATCATTGATACACTGCTcgtttgtaataaaatattttgaaatcaaGTATTAAAGAGCACATTTGACAAATGAAAACGCACTTTTGAATAGGCGGTCATTAGTGGATTGAAAGGTCGGGTAAGTGGGAATGTGTAGAGtagagcacgcacacacacacacacacacgaacacacacagacagacacacacacgaacacacatacacacacatatatacacatacatactgcTAGAGGAATtgagataaaactttatttatccaagaTGGCAGTCAGGGACAGCTCGACatgaaaacacaacaacaccacaagGTGTTACTACAACATATTCCTATCCACAAAACTAACTCATACATTCATGGCTCAGACATCTGCATTCACTCGcacacagtaacattcagaaAGCAGCACACCCAACGTGTGAAAGCCAGTTAAAATTGAATGAATTCTGCCTGgcaaccattatttttttctgtcagccgCGTGAAAAATGtaagagacaaagacaaaacgATAGAATGAAAGGAGATGCGTactctgtgtttatgtgtgtatgtgcgcgagTGATGCACGGAAATGTCTTGGCTTCAGCTaatgggatatatatatatatacctattaATCTGCTACAGTGCGAATTACTGTGATGAGGTGTGAAGATCACAGCAattccccaaatctgagtgaacaacacagacataggTATACAAGTATTATTCTTTGTCAGAAAACGATACCCAAACGTAGGATTGAAGGAATAGGAAACAGAAGTCAACGTATTTCAGCTAAACAGTATAACAAAatgaacagcaacaaaacaaactaaacacacaaaatgaacaaaagtgtaaagctaacaaaacaaaaatattaagataaaaaaaacaaaaaacaaagacctGGCCGCGAATAACTATGAGAGATGTCGATCACACCTGCACAAAGTCTGTTGCTGCAATTGTTTTTCTACCTGTATAAAACCTTTAATGGAAATGATAAAGCCTACATTAATCCACCCTAACcaaagtttctatttttatctctaAAGGGAGGGGTGGATGCCATAGCGACTGAGGCCAACAGGACAAGATGACCTAATCAGCTGGTGTCAAGCATGTGAAGTCATCGGGTAGTGGAAGGTAATATCAACTTCAATCACACCGCCAGTCGCGATCGCCGAGAAACaggtttgaaatatttcttctcacaaATGTGAGACTATCTTTTTCTAGATTACAAGAATCTTCGAAACGAAAGATCTTACATTATCATGTCTAGTTGAAAATGTGTCCTCCTTTCGTACAGTTTGTTCAGATTATTGTTTACTAAATAATAGCAACATGCCGACACTGATTCAAAATGGCGGACCACCTTGCAGCTTCTGATAATGATATTAcaaactaattatttttctaaaacacaGAAAGCTAACACTTAAACCAGTTCTTAAAAGAATTTCCATCTAATATCCCTTACACAGTTTAACTACTTCAATTTAGGAatctgttttcatattttttgtgcCGATCAAATGAAGAAATCGCGGTtgaacagaaagataaaatatagtCTTGCTCATGAAATTTTACAACAGCTTAAagttaaacaaatcttttgGCCTTTATGAGACAGACAACAATGCACGTAACAATCTGCTATTATTGTTTCTTCActttatgttttgatttttgtatctCACCTGTTCAAATCTCTATTTGAGCCCGAAACCGTGTGTTAAattgttttgacttttgttgCTTCTGAGTATAACTTCAATAAAAGTGTTATTCACCACGCTGTTCTGTGCCATTATATTTTTCCAGTTTATTTAAAGGGTCTCAAAAATTCTGCCGAGCCAAGTCAATCACAATCTCTGTAATATGCACACTACATGGGAGAAAGCTATCTGAAGTGGCCCCTACAATAAATGTTGAAGCGATTTGGGTCCGCCTACCCTGGAGTGATCCACGTATAAATAATCGCTTTAGCCGCTACTTGCGGGTAGCAAATATACCCAGATTAACAAGCTGTACAAACGTGcttcatgaaagaaaaaggtttttaaaattacttcgATGTTTATAACCTGCAACTATGTAAAATTAGCAGTCATGGGCCCTGTACTGACCGTGCAAGGTGCTAATCAACAAGTCCAATTTATTACACGCTTGTACGGCTGTTGAGCCTTTCAGTTTGCAAACAGTTTAAAATCAGAGGCACATCTAAAAACTCTGCGGCTACATACTATGTTGCGTAGTTGAGCGTTCAACAGGTCGAAAACTTCGACAATAAGAAAGCAGACGAAAGCAAAGATAACCCCGTGACCTGACGGTGGTAGAGGAGCGAGGTGGTGAAAGACTGTCTTATCTCAGGGTCACCTTTACTCATTTCCCGTGGTACCTGTCTCATAAACCTGTAGTACCCACCCCACAACTGTCACTAGGCTGTCCACTTTCTCCTAGCTACAATCAGTATATTTACTATAAACAGCTGGTCAATGATCATCAATGATCATCAATCACCATCAATCGTCATCGTCATTAATCATCGTCAGCGTCATTAGTACTGACCGTACTAAGAAGGCCTGTCATTGGAGTCAATCTTGAGCACCTCTTAAGTTGGTCCCCCATCTGGCATCATGACCTGTCTCCCTCCAATGTTTCCTTTCCTACTACCACGTCCTCTTTCCACCTACTCCTGTAATACTGTCTTCGATAAGTCATGCCGAGCGACGTGGCCGAGCCAAACCCCCTTTCGACGCTTGATGGTTGCGAGTAGATGCTCCGGGAGGCCCACCAGAGTGGCGACCGCACAGCgtatgaaataatttgttttgtattccTTCAAACCAGTCTCATGAAGGATCCAGTTCACTATTAAACCGACCTTCAACAGCCGAGTTCTCATCGAAAAGCAACGGCATCACGGGTAAGATCTTATTGTAGAAATCGtgtttaaaagtataaataaaagacCGTCCTTGGCAACAAAGGTGCATGTGTATGAATTGATGGCTCACCATGGCGTTGAACACCGTACGAAGACTTTGAAGAATAATATTTGACAAAATGTCGTGTCGCTCCCGATGACATGGCCAGACCAGACCAGTTTCACTGTTGAAAGTAgtttctggtgtcctacgagtgtagCGTCCGTGCTTCGTACAAAATCGTTGGTTTGATATTCTCTGTACGAGAGATACGGAGCAGCCTCCTCTTGCACTTGTTCTCGAGTGTCTGAATTCTCCGCCTTGGCAATCAACATCCACATTTCACATCTGTAAAGCAGTATCGAAACTGTGAGCGAAAGGTAGGGATTGTACTTCTCAGTAAGTTTGATGTTATGACTACGCCTGTCTACTCTAGCCGTTGGCtttgttgtagttgttattTTGATGGGGAACATCTGTCGTGTAGATGTAGTCCTTGGAGAGAATGGCTTCCAAGTACTAAAGCTCCTTACCTCTCCGAGGCATAATTCGTTCATTTTGATATCTACTATGCCCCTGCCAGTGACCATCACTAATCAGGACTGATCTCTGTTCCATGTGTGTTGGAACTGTCTATCAGTAATCTGATAAGGTGTTGCATGTTATTCGAATGATGTGGTTTGCAAAGCAGAGGCTGCAAATCAACCTTTCACCGacggaaatggaagtgtgatggtgcATGTATACCTTCTCTAACAAGATCAAGACCCTGTAGGAAAAAGTGAACATAGTATATTCAATTGCAATTAAAATTGTGTTGGGTAATGATAACCAGCAAATGGAGTATGTGTAAAGTTGGGTAAAGATAGTTATGGAGATTAAGAGATTTCTAGTACTCATTATTTGTCTGTGGCTAGTTAAAGTGAGCGTTAATAGATATGGTGCGACATGTAAGATTTATTCTTACTTTACAATAGAAACACGTCCTGCTGCTGGCAAAGTGTCGTTAGTGTTCAGACTAATCGGCTTTAACGATTTTATTCTCCTTACAGGAAGAACGAGAACTGCGGGCTTACACACTTCCTTTCCTTCAAATAAAGCCGAAAGTTTAAATCCCTTGGAAACATCTTTCATCACAATCACGGCCTGTGACGGATTTGAAAATAACCAAACGTTACCAAACAACGATGTATGTATAGAAACAGGATTTTAATGCATTGTGTAAAGTATAACTATTGCCTCGTAGTCACACAGAGCGACATCCCTTTGTGGAACGTTGTTGTAAAAAACCTTCACTTCAGCACATCACCTTTGGCAGGTGGATAGACGTCCCGAGACAATTTTATACAAAGTTTACTAAGGAGAAGATATGGAGTCCGCCTGCagaatataatgaaagaaaactgtgtAGAACATGACAACTTAATAACGATCAGAAACCATAAAACAGATGTCCTGATATTGGAAGTGATAAGGACCACAACCTTCATccttaacaaaataattatctgtccatgtgtgtgcttaattgtctctgaatacattttacacatcttaagaaaaagtaatgaaatatattgtttcaaaatatttgctttcaggAAGAATTTTCGACAGTTCATCGGAATTTGCGGATTCAAGATGCTTTTGGCTTTTCTAGGACTCCTGACTGTGTTGTACCTACTGACTTACAGCTCAACAAACATCCTGAAGTTTCGTCAACTGATCTCAACAGTCTGGTCACAACGCACTTCAGACCAAAACGTTACAACAGCTTACTACTTACTTCAGTGGCAGTCAAATTATACACTAAAACATTCTAGCACTAACTCCACGTTTAAGTACAATGGGACAGCTACTCAAAGACCGTGTTGCCGAGAACATTCTTCAACAACATATTACCTACGTCACTTCCGATCGAGATTTATAGTTGATCCTACCAGCCATCAACTGACGCTTGATCAAAGGAACCTCCCTGATTTATCCTTCTCTAAAGTAAGGACTGACAGTAGAGCCTCTGCTGTTAACAATAAGTTGATTGTATGGTATAACATGCCTGAGTGGATGAAAAGAAGGTCGAATGCTGAGGTGTTTGACCACTGTCCAGTCAGCACGTGCAAGTTGTCCACAAACTATAGTGCGGATAGAGCCGTTGGCGACGCTGTGGTGTTTCACGACGCTCCATCACACAAGCCAGTGCCACCTCGAGCTTTTCCTGACCAGGTGTACGTCTTCTTCATGTTAGAACCGCCGCCGATTGCTGGATCTGCGTATCGAAACACACCGTGGAACTCAGTGAGTCTCTCTGTTTCATATAAGTCGCTTTCAttcaatcattcattcatttcatccCGTAACGAGTACTCGAAGGTACTGGACGCACCAATGGTAGTGAAGATGTGATGAGTGCAGGAGACAGGTCTGCACCTCCTTCAGCTGTGCTTCTTGTTCCACATCTTTGCCGTGCGAGGTGGTGTAGACCGTGACCCTGCTCCAGTCCGTCCATCCCACGCGCACTGGCAGGGAGCTTGTCCGTTAGTGTAACACTGTTACTGCTCTCCATCATCTTTGTGGTTGGCAAAGCGGAGGTTACTGAGTGGCCTCCCTCCTCACCCCGCTAGACACGGAAGTCTTGGAATGTATCGCGCATGATTTTCTCAGTTTCATAATGTGGGAAAATAGCTTTACAATCACATAAGGGAcgtatttgtgcattttttttatttatctcttccattttcttctctcctcatTTGAGGGAACGGATACCAATGGTAAATTTAATTTCCCAATCTTTCAATTGTTGAGGAGGAAGTTGTCAGAAGCCCGACTCAATTGCGGTGATTTAAACACTCTGATAGTGCATTCACTTGGAGGAGAGCACGAAggggtggaaaaaaaacaacaacaggggtcaagtaaaatgtaaatttatagTCAGCGCTGAGGACAGCGATCCTGAGTGGTTCAGTGTAACTAAAACTGTGGAGAGCCAAGCTTAaggctgtcttccttctttgaaGAGAAACGTGGAAAAGCTTGATATTTATACAGATGTTTACAGATATATTCAATGTCTGTCCGTAAGGTAGTGAGAATGAAACTCCAACCTTCAGCAAGGCTTATGCACGAGGTTGTTTGTTTAAGGTCAATCAAAGAGATATATCCGATAAAAGAAGAGATATTTTCTAGTTCAGGTCTACTCTTGACTGTGTCCAGACGCTTGTTTTTTACAAACCCCTGATGAAGTGCATCCTCACAACAATGCAACAATCTCAAGGAGTTGATAGCAGCAGTGTGCTATCAAAGTCTCGGTGAAAATTGGTAAAAGTACAACAGAAAGTTGAAGAAGGTTTTTGACAAgttattttatctcttcttgTTCCCCAAGATTAAGACATTTGAAAGCTTGCTATTTTATCATCGTAcaagatttgaaaataaaaataaaaataaaaaccccatAGACCTGCCACCTGCTGTGCGTGTGCCTGTGCGTGTACGTGTCGTTCACACAACACTGAATTACTATTCTCAAAATATGCAAGATGAATAAaaca encodes the following:
- the LOC112555021 gene encoding alpha-(1,3)-fucosyltransferase C-like isoform X2, whose product is MENLRQFTRTRRHKMCLVLLVLLIVLYMVTLSILTFGSMPMKIAPQHSHSSSTSHYLRNFRSIFILDVANHDLALDRQGKPLSVSSSDVRTDSRASAVNKKLILLYNMPGWMNRKSYAEVFGHCPVSACNLSTNYSAGRAAADAVVFYGDLSDIPVPPRAFPDQVYVYYLLESPTRLWFSELKSSWNSAFNWTWGYRHDADIRTTYFYLEHSKQLPTISFLKDLVRKKEKAAAWFVSNCNQDQAQRLRYVERLKEVLPVDVYGGCGTLNCTHWAKECDTMLTKYFFYLSFENSFCQDYVTEKFSRAFLKDVYVVPVARGGLNYSHHFPEGIFINADDFSSPEELGMYLKKLINDEDAYIYMLWRIAHFVNLDSEKSRYYYSWCQLCDKLHRLQDNAKTYPDVFGWYTNGTCRPPRKF
- the LOC112555022 gene encoding alpha-(1,3)-fucosyltransferase C-like isoform X1 codes for the protein MKNFRQFIGICGFKMLLAFLGLLTVLYLLTYSSTNILKFRQLISTVWSQRTSDQNVTTAYYLLQWQSNYTLKHSSTNSTFKYNGTATQRPCCREHSSTTYYLRHFRSRFIVDPTSHQLTLDQRNLPDLSFSKVRTDSRASAVNNKLIVWYNMPEWMKRRSNAEVFDHCPVSTCKLSTNYSADRAVGDAVVFHDAPSHKPVPPRAFPDQVYVFFMLEPPPIAGSAYRNTPWNSAFNWTWGYRHDADIRTTYFYLEHSKQLPNISFLKDLVQKKEKPAAWFVSNCHEDQAQRLRYVERLKEVLPVDVYGACGTLHCTTLAKECDTMLTKYFFYLSFENSFCQDYVTEKFSRAFLKDVYVVPVVRGGLNYSHHFPQGIFINADDFSSPEELGMYLKKADERRRRLH